A DNA window from Methanomassiliicoccus sp. contains the following coding sequences:
- a CDS encoding glycoside hydrolase family 15 protein, with the protein MVAQLKGGYCPIEDYGLIGNRHAAALVNSSGSIDWLCWPRFDSPSIFAGILDPEKGGNWVIKPTGACKSDHRYLKDTNVLETIFECSEGKVALLDFMDMTWAEQDMEGGPPGKLVRIVRGLNGTVEMRSTCQPRPNYARDHPTIELNGSEANIGPFVITGPQGWLKEGEKDALSQTFIVRPGEQFFFTLSTDEDKSPLASISAALQSTMSYWRNWASKCTYQGPYRDMVVRSALVMQLMTYPPSGAIVAAPTTSLPEEIGGERNWDYRFTWLRDGSYTLLSLVLAGYPDFVESYAKWVYRTVDPGNVQILYPIVPEGQTKEEVLEHLRGYRDSKPVRIGNEAANQVQLDVFGEMLGSAYYAWRAGLFTPPEGGRRIRNILDWIVENWQQPDSGIWEVRGGRRNFVYGKVMLWLALDRGIQMFEELKLEGDIERWRQERDAIREAVMTKGWSDRTKAFKQSFEDDHLDAANLMLSIVGFIDGRDPRMLSTIDATMEQLVVNGMCYRYIDAPEGLSGKESTFILCTFWLVSALVLAGRVGEARRIYENMLSKASPLGLLAEEYDPDTKEQIGNFPQAFSHLGVINAAIFLAHFGGIGKIELGDWVESNLQKVREDLDHGTEGQGGEGVESMKEVVRTTASR; encoded by the coding sequence ATGGTAGCACAGTTGAAGGGTGGATATTGTCCGATAGAGGACTACGGACTGATAGGAAATCGGCATGCGGCAGCGCTCGTGAACAGCTCGGGTTCGATCGACTGGTTATGCTGGCCCCGATTCGACTCGCCCTCCATCTTCGCCGGGATCCTGGATCCTGAGAAGGGAGGCAACTGGGTCATCAAGCCGACAGGGGCATGCAAGAGCGATCACCGGTATCTGAAGGACACCAACGTCCTGGAGACGATCTTTGAGTGCTCCGAGGGAAAGGTAGCTCTGCTTGACTTCATGGACATGACCTGGGCCGAACAGGACATGGAGGGCGGTCCGCCGGGCAAGCTGGTCCGTATCGTGAGGGGTCTCAACGGAACGGTGGAGATGAGGAGCACCTGTCAGCCGAGACCAAACTACGCACGCGATCATCCCACCATCGAACTCAATGGCAGCGAGGCAAACATCGGCCCGTTCGTCATCACCGGTCCCCAGGGGTGGCTCAAGGAAGGGGAGAAGGATGCCCTATCTCAAACTTTCATCGTGCGTCCAGGGGAGCAGTTCTTCTTTACCCTTTCTACTGATGAGGACAAGAGCCCTCTAGCCTCGATCTCGGCAGCCCTCCAATCGACCATGAGCTACTGGCGGAATTGGGCGAGCAAGTGCACGTACCAGGGCCCTTATCGGGACATGGTCGTCCGCTCGGCGCTGGTGATGCAGCTGATGACCTACCCTCCGTCCGGGGCCATCGTCGCCGCGCCGACGACCTCTTTGCCCGAGGAGATCGGCGGTGAGCGAAATTGGGACTATCGTTTTACATGGTTGAGGGACGGTTCGTACACACTGCTCAGCCTGGTTCTGGCCGGCTATCCCGATTTCGTTGAAAGCTATGCCAAATGGGTATATAGGACGGTGGACCCGGGAAATGTTCAGATCCTCTACCCCATCGTTCCCGAAGGACAGACCAAGGAGGAGGTGCTGGAGCACCTGCGGGGGTATAGGGACTCGAAGCCCGTGCGAATCGGCAACGAGGCCGCCAATCAGGTCCAGCTTGATGTTTTCGGCGAAATGCTCGGTTCGGCCTACTACGCATGGCGGGCCGGACTGTTCACTCCGCCCGAGGGCGGGAGAAGGATACGTAACATCTTGGACTGGATAGTCGAGAACTGGCAGCAGCCGGATAGCGGGATATGGGAGGTACGAGGCGGTCGGCGGAACTTTGTCTACGGAAAGGTCATGCTGTGGTTGGCCCTCGATCGCGGCATCCAGATGTTCGAGGAATTGAAGCTGGAAGGTGACATCGAGCGCTGGCGGCAGGAGAGGGACGCGATCCGCGAGGCGGTCATGACCAAGGGATGGAGCGATAGGACGAAGGCTTTCAAGCAGTCGTTCGAGGACGATCATCTGGACGCGGCCAACCTCATGCTGTCCATAGTGGGTTTCATCGATGGAAGGGATCCCCGCATGCTCTCGACCATCGACGCTACCATGGAGCAGCTGGTCGTCAACGGCATGTGCTACCGGTACATCGACGCTCCGGAAGGTCTTTCAGGAAAGGAATCTACCTTTATCCTCTGCACCTTCTGGCTCGTCAGTGCTCTGGTCCTCGCGGGACGGGTGGGGGAGGCCCGCCGAATATATGAGAACATGCTGTCCAAGGCCAGCCCCCTTGGTTTGCTCGCAGAGGAATATGACCCCGATACTAAGGAGCAGATCGGCAACTTCCCCCAGGCATTTTCCCACCTTGGAGTGATCAACGCTGCCATCTTCCTTGCCCATTTCGGAGGTATAGGCAAGATAGAGCTAGGTGATTGGGTCGAGTCCAATCTTCAGAAGGTCCGGGAGGACCTAGACCACGGGACCGAAGGGCAGGGCGGTGAAGGCGTCGAGAGTATGAAGGAGGTCGTGAGAACAACAGCCTCCCGATAA
- a CDS encoding DUF362 domain-containing protein, whose protein sequence is MTSKVYFSNLRTRGEKGNKVNKVGSLFEQAQFGPLIRKGDLTAIKLHFGERGNDGFINPVLVRPVVDRVKAIGANPFLTDTNTLYSGSRHNAVDHLITALEHGFDYTVAGAPLIISDGLRSDNIMEVRIGKKHFSSVKLARDIVTADSMIVMTHFKAHEMSGFGGAIKNMAMGGAPAMGKKEQHACRMVVNHDSCIGCGSCREVCPQGAVSVSEEKASIEANDCIGCGECLTVCPEKAIELDWTAEIPPFMERMTEYAYGVARSHEGRIGYMNFLTNITPDCDCCPWSDAPIVPDIGFLASTDPVAIDQASFDLVNAQVGISGSLLEMNLEAGKDKFNGLRSITEPTIQLSYGEEIGLGSRDYELVTL, encoded by the coding sequence ATGACGAGCAAGGTCTATTTCTCTAACTTGAGGACGAGGGGGGAGAAGGGGAACAAGGTCAATAAGGTCGGGTCCTTGTTCGAACAAGCGCAGTTCGGGCCGCTCATCAGGAAGGGGGATCTGACCGCCATCAAGCTCCATTTCGGGGAGAGGGGCAACGATGGCTTCATAAATCCAGTCCTGGTCCGTCCGGTGGTGGATCGGGTAAAGGCGATTGGAGCCAACCCTTTTCTCACCGATACCAACACCCTGTACTCGGGGAGCCGGCATAATGCGGTCGACCACCTGATCACTGCCCTGGAGCACGGGTTCGATTATACAGTGGCGGGTGCACCCCTCATCATCTCCGACGGGCTCAGGAGCGACAATATCATGGAGGTGAGGATCGGGAAGAAGCACTTCTCCTCGGTGAAACTGGCCCGGGATATCGTGACCGCGGACAGCATGATCGTCATGACTCACTTCAAGGCCCACGAGATGTCCGGCTTCGGCGGGGCCATCAAGAATATGGCCATGGGGGGCGCCCCGGCCATGGGCAAGAAGGAGCAGCATGCCTGCCGGATGGTCGTCAACCACGATTCGTGCATCGGCTGCGGTTCATGCCGGGAGGTCTGTCCCCAGGGAGCAGTCTCCGTCTCGGAGGAGAAGGCGAGCATCGAGGCCAATGACTGCATCGGCTGCGGGGAGTGCCTCACAGTGTGCCCAGAAAAGGCAATCGAGCTCGACTGGACCGCGGAGATCCCACCGTTCATGGAGAGGATGACCGAGTACGCCTACGGCGTGGCCAGGTCTCATGAGGGCCGCATAGGCTACATGAACTTCCTAACAAACATCACTCCGGACTGTGACTGCTGCCCCTGGAGCGATGCACCCATAGTGCCGGACATCGGCTTCCTTGCGTCAACGGACCCCGTGGCGATCGACCAGGCCAGCTTCGACCTGGTGAACGCCCAGGTCGGTATCTCGGGGTCACTCCTCGAGATGAACCTGGAAGCGGGAAAGGACAAGTTCAACGGCCTCCGGTCCATCACCGAGCCGACCATCCAGCTGAGCTACGGTGAGGAGATCGGACTGGGTAGCCGTGATTACGAGCTAGTGACCCTATGA